A region of Pyxidicoccus parkwaysis DNA encodes the following proteins:
- a CDS encoding carbohydrate ABC transporter permease, producing the protein MLWLAAPFLAAAALLVGLPALLALGFAFTEYDALSAPRFVGVAHFVRLWNDPLFWTALGNSLLFAGMAVPLRLTVALGLALLLRRGGWLARAAVFLPTVVPDIAYALLWLWLLNPLYGPLALALKAAGVTSGTWLFTPWGARGTLVLLTVFQLGEVFVVLLAARRELPEELYELCELEGGSALTAFRKVTLPLMAPTLALLAARDVVASLQTTFVPALVITQGGPRYATTFLPLYIYENGFEYLRIGYASAMTWVMFLVTAAMVAAQLWVLRGWRASLSSER; encoded by the coding sequence ATGCTCTGGCTGGCGGCGCCGTTCCTCGCGGCGGCGGCGCTGCTGGTGGGGCTGCCCGCGCTGCTCGCGCTGGGCTTCGCCTTCACCGAGTACGACGCGCTGAGCGCCCCGCGCTTCGTGGGCGTGGCGCACTTCGTCCGGCTGTGGAACGACCCGCTCTTCTGGACGGCGCTGGGCAACTCGCTGCTCTTCGCGGGCATGGCGGTGCCGCTGCGGCTCACCGTGGCGCTGGGGCTGGCCCTACTGCTGCGCCGGGGCGGGTGGCTGGCGCGCGCCGCCGTCTTCCTGCCCACGGTGGTGCCGGACATCGCATATGCGCTGCTGTGGCTGTGGCTGCTCAACCCGCTGTACGGCCCGCTGGCGCTGGCGCTGAAGGCCGCGGGCGTGACGAGCGGCACGTGGCTCTTCACGCCGTGGGGCGCGCGCGGGACGCTGGTGCTGCTCACCGTGTTCCAGCTCGGAGAGGTCTTCGTCGTGCTCCTGGCCGCGCGGCGCGAGCTGCCGGAGGAGCTGTACGAGTTGTGCGAGCTGGAGGGAGGCAGCGCGCTCACCGCCTTCCGCAAGGTGACGCTGCCGCTGATGGCGCCCACGCTGGCGCTGCTCGCCGCGCGCGACGTGGTGGCCAGCCTGCAGACCACGTTCGTCCCCGCGCTGGTCATCACCCAGGGCGGCCCGCGCTACGCGACCACCTTCCTGCCGCTCTACATCTACGAGAACGGCTTCGAGTACCTGCGCATCGGGTACGCGTCCGCGATGACGTGGGTGATGTTCCTCGTCACCGCGGCCATGGTGGCCGCGCAGCTCTGGGTGCTGCGCGGGTGGCGGGCCTCCCTCTCTTCCGAGAGGTGA
- a CDS encoding UDP-glucuronic acid decarboxylase family protein, producing the protein MNDFKGRRVVVLGGSGFLGSHLCERLLRDGASEVVSLDNLVTGNERNLVDVAPLGNLRVVIHDVTEPLRVDGPVDFVFNLASPASPIDFVQLPIETLRVGSIGTENGLRLAREKKAVFLQASTSEVYGDPLVHPQPEDYWGNVNPVGPRAVYDEAKRYGEALVTAYARMHGLRTRIARIFNTYGPKMRLEDGRVVPTFVGQALRGEDFTVFGDGTQTRSFCYARDLIDGLLRLALSDVTEPINLGNPREMTILQFAEAVRNVHGHEGRVAFKPLPKDDPRQRRPDITRAQTLLSWEPRVSLEEGLVETFAWFRKVMAPKEPAPRTDTVRPPTRHGGKERRG; encoded by the coding sequence ATGAATGACTTCAAGGGCAGGCGCGTGGTCGTCCTCGGGGGCTCGGGGTTCCTCGGCTCCCATCTCTGTGAGCGGCTCCTGCGTGACGGGGCCAGCGAGGTCGTCAGCCTCGACAACCTCGTCACCGGCAACGAGCGCAACCTCGTGGACGTGGCCCCGCTGGGCAACCTGCGCGTCGTGATTCACGACGTCACCGAGCCGCTGCGCGTGGACGGGCCGGTGGATTTTGTCTTCAACCTCGCCTCGCCCGCGTCGCCCATCGACTTCGTGCAGCTCCCGATTGAAACGCTGCGCGTGGGCTCCATCGGCACGGAGAACGGGCTGCGGCTGGCGCGCGAGAAGAAGGCCGTCTTCCTCCAGGCCTCCACCTCTGAAGTCTACGGAGACCCGCTCGTCCATCCGCAGCCGGAGGACTACTGGGGCAACGTGAATCCCGTGGGCCCTCGCGCCGTGTACGACGAGGCCAAGCGCTACGGCGAGGCGCTCGTCACGGCGTATGCGCGCATGCACGGGCTGCGCACGCGGATTGCGCGCATCTTCAACACGTACGGTCCGAAGATGCGGCTGGAGGACGGCCGCGTGGTGCCCACCTTCGTGGGCCAGGCGCTGCGCGGCGAGGACTTCACCGTCTTCGGAGATGGCACGCAGACGCGCTCGTTCTGCTACGCGAGGGACCTCATCGACGGGCTGCTGCGCCTGGCCCTCTCGGACGTCACCGAGCCCATCAACCTGGGCAACCCACGCGAGATGACGATTCTCCAGTTCGCAGAGGCCGTGCGGAACGTGCACGGCCACGAAGGCCGCGTCGCCTTCAAGCCGCTGCCGAAGGACGACCCGAGACAGCGCAGGCCCGACATCACCCGCGCGCAAACGCTGCTGAGCTGGGAGCCGCGCGTGTCGCTGGAAGAGGGACTGGTGGAGACCTTCGCCTGGTTCCGCAAGGTGATGGCCCCCAAGGAGCCCGCTCCGCGCACGGACACCGTACGCCCCCCGACGCGACACGGTGGGAAGGAACGCCGCGGGTAG
- a CDS encoding amidohydrolase family protein, producing the protein MGTVLKGGYVVELEPALVERVDLRIEGERIVARGPDLTPAQDDEVVALSGKLVFPGLVSAHHRLHAVLGRGMPHPSVETYQDSLEKVLWPYESALDLDAVQVAGCAGGLEALQCGTTTVCDLHSSPKAVSGSLVRLARGLHEVGVRGVLSYAVSDRLGAVGREEGLEETVSFAKKAKGRFRGQVGAGPCFTLGPDGLQGLAEALKTLGNAGLHMPLAEDPLDERLSTERHGASPVARLLEAGLLSPRSQLAHVGHLEWADLAQVIATGAWIVHTPRSNQGLEVGYAPALKFGHRATLGVDAVSADLFAEAQAAYLRSREAGQPIDVLRYLANGHRLVSQLFESPVGPMREGALADLLILDYLPATPLTAENLAWHVVFGLGSRHVEAVMVDGVWRMWARRPLSVNPTVVAEQAREAAAAVWARLAEAK; encoded by the coding sequence TTGGGCACCGTCCTCAAGGGTGGTTACGTCGTAGAGCTGGAGCCCGCGCTGGTGGAGCGCGTGGACCTGCGAATCGAAGGAGAGCGCATCGTCGCTCGCGGGCCGGACCTGACGCCCGCTCAGGATGACGAAGTGGTGGCCCTCTCCGGCAAGCTCGTCTTCCCGGGCCTCGTCAGCGCGCACCACCGCCTGCACGCGGTGCTCGGCCGTGGCATGCCGCACCCCTCGGTGGAGACGTACCAGGACAGCCTGGAGAAGGTGCTCTGGCCCTACGAGAGCGCGTTGGATTTGGACGCGGTGCAGGTGGCCGGCTGCGCGGGCGGGCTGGAGGCCCTCCAGTGCGGCACCACCACCGTCTGTGACTTGCACTCCTCGCCCAAGGCGGTGTCGGGCTCGCTGGTGCGGCTGGCGCGCGGGCTCCATGAAGTGGGCGTGCGCGGCGTGCTGTCCTATGCCGTCTCGGACCGGCTGGGCGCGGTGGGCCGCGAGGAGGGCCTGGAGGAGACGGTCTCCTTCGCGAAGAAGGCGAAGGGCCGCTTCCGCGGGCAGGTGGGCGCGGGGCCCTGCTTCACACTGGGGCCGGACGGCCTGCAGGGCCTCGCCGAGGCGCTGAAGACGCTGGGCAATGCCGGGCTGCACATGCCGCTCGCCGAGGACCCGCTGGACGAGCGCCTCTCCACGGAGCGCCATGGCGCCTCGCCCGTGGCACGGCTGCTGGAGGCGGGCCTGTTGTCGCCCAGGAGCCAGCTCGCGCACGTGGGGCACCTGGAGTGGGCGGACCTGGCGCAGGTGATTGCCACCGGCGCGTGGATTGTCCACACGCCGCGCTCCAATCAGGGGCTGGAGGTGGGCTACGCGCCCGCGCTGAAGTTCGGCCACCGAGCCACGCTGGGCGTGGACGCCGTGTCCGCGGACCTCTTCGCGGAGGCGCAAGCGGCGTACCTGCGCTCGCGCGAGGCGGGGCAGCCCATCGACGTGCTGCGCTACCTCGCCAACGGCCACCGGCTGGTGTCGCAGCTCTTCGAGTCGCCCGTGGGCCCCATGCGCGAGGGTGCGCTGGCGGACCTGCTCATCCTCGACTACCTGCCCGCCACGCCGCTCACCGCGGAGAACCTGGCGTGGCACGTGGTGTTCGGCCTGGGCAGCCGCCACGTGGAGGCCGTCATGGTGGACGGCGTCTGGCGCATGTGGGCGCGCCGTCCGCTGTCGGTGAATCCCACGGTGGTGGCGGAGCAGGCCCGCGAGGCTGCCGCCGCGGTGTGGGCACGTCTCGCGGAAGCGAAGTAG
- a CDS encoding M57 family metalloprotease: protein MTRTRLPRAAPGAARALLMGLAALAAPGCQPVDEPAESQAAQPAPSEEIQPKTFEKFLAEAHVLDDGRLIIDQDILVKDAAAARAFYEGEMAWSRQSQAASSQDGLGSTAQPLTVNQAGGVDTIWTHPQRMELTYCVDTASFGTNANLLVDTLEQATYSWSRRIGVQYRRVVTATCNNATSGVLFNVRQTSLGGANASAFFPNNGRSDRELLIDPISFTTTAGGRDLLGILSHELGHTIGMRHEHIWLANPCTTETAADARIVNAYDVNSVMHYPQCRPSGTGGYRQSDLDYFGAQTLYGTAPALIGVIQ from the coding sequence ATGACTCGAACCCGACTCCCCCGCGCGGCCCCAGGCGCCGCTCGCGCGTTGCTCATGGGGCTCGCCGCCCTCGCCGCCCCCGGCTGCCAGCCGGTGGATGAGCCCGCGGAGAGCCAGGCCGCACAGCCGGCGCCCTCCGAAGAAATCCAGCCCAAGACGTTCGAGAAGTTCCTGGCCGAAGCCCACGTGCTCGACGACGGCCGGCTCATCATCGACCAGGACATCCTCGTGAAGGACGCGGCCGCCGCGCGGGCCTTCTACGAGGGCGAGATGGCCTGGTCCCGCCAGAGTCAGGCCGCGAGCTCGCAGGACGGGCTCGGCTCCACCGCGCAGCCCCTGACGGTGAACCAGGCCGGCGGTGTGGACACCATCTGGACGCATCCGCAGCGCATGGAGCTGACGTACTGCGTGGACACGGCCAGCTTCGGCACGAATGCGAACCTGCTCGTGGACACGCTGGAGCAGGCCACCTACTCCTGGTCCCGCCGCATCGGCGTGCAGTACCGCCGCGTGGTGACGGCGACGTGCAACAACGCCACCAGCGGGGTTCTCTTCAACGTCCGGCAGACGTCGCTCGGCGGAGCCAACGCCTCCGCGTTCTTCCCGAACAACGGCCGCTCGGACCGCGAGCTGCTGATCGACCCCATCTCGTTCACCACCACGGCGGGCGGCCGCGATCTGCTCGGCATCCTAAGCCATGAGCTCGGCCACACCATCGGCATGCGGCACGAGCACATCTGGCTGGCGAATCCCTGCACCACGGAGACGGCCGCGGACGCACGCATCGTCAACGCCTACGACGTGAACTCCGTCATGCACTACCCGCAGTGCCGTCCGAGCGGCACGGGCGGCTACCGCCAGTCCGACCTGGACTACTTCGGCGCGCAGACGCTGTACGGCACGGCGCCCGCGCTCATCGGCGTCATCCAGTAG
- a CDS encoding carbohydrate ABC transporter permease encodes MPSPARLLRSSSRALLIGVLVVVFLAPLVVMFTGSLRPPGLPPPRGVELIPQDAGLAAYTATFTLVPFGRALLNSVLLAVFMVPLSVLTASWAGLALAQSSGWRWTTLAGAVLLLEMVPRTAVWLTRFAVFKVLGLTGTPVPLVAPALMGGSPLFVLLYAVAFRRLPPELFEAARLEGANPVQLWRSIALPLVRPTTAAVALLAFALSWSNFIDPLLYLSGEDALTAPLALHALELLGSTQWPVLLAGAVVVTLPAVLAFLGAQRMFLGEERGSGWLGR; translated from the coding sequence ATGCCTTCACCTGCCCGCCTCCTCCGCTCATCGTCCCGAGCGCTCCTCATCGGGGTGCTGGTGGTGGTGTTCCTCGCGCCGCTGGTGGTGATGTTCACCGGCTCGCTGCGGCCCCCGGGCCTGCCGCCCCCGCGCGGCGTGGAGTTGATTCCCCAGGACGCCGGGCTGGCCGCGTACACCGCCACCTTCACGCTGGTGCCCTTCGGCCGCGCGCTCCTCAACTCCGTGCTGCTGGCCGTCTTCATGGTGCCGCTGAGCGTGCTCACCGCGTCCTGGGCGGGGCTGGCCCTGGCGCAGTCCTCCGGCTGGCGCTGGACGACGCTGGCCGGCGCGGTGCTCCTCCTGGAGATGGTGCCCAGAACCGCCGTGTGGCTGACGCGCTTCGCTGTCTTCAAGGTCCTCGGCCTCACCGGCACGCCCGTGCCGCTGGTGGCCCCGGCGCTCATGGGCGGCAGCCCCCTCTTCGTGCTCCTCTACGCGGTGGCCTTCCGGCGCCTGCCCCCGGAGCTGTTCGAGGCCGCGCGGCTGGAGGGCGCCAACCCCGTGCAGCTGTGGCGCTCCATCGCCCTGCCGCTGGTGCGGCCCACCACCGCCGCGGTGGCGCTGCTGGCCTTCGCGCTGTCGTGGAGCAACTTCATCGACCCGCTGCTGTACCTCAGCGGCGAGGACGCGCTCACCGCGCCCCTCGCGCTGCACGCGCTGGAGCTGCTCGGCTCCACGCAGTGGCCCGTGCTGCTCGCGGGTGCCGTCGTCGTCACGCTGCCCGCCGTCCTCGCCTTCCTGGGCGCGCAGCGCATGTTCCTCGGCGAGGAGAGGGGAAGCGGATGGCTCGGACGATGA
- a CDS encoding peroxiredoxin family protein — translation MLIPVLVAGLFSGAIPQAGDTAPDFTVKDTAGNVYTLSEMVKQGPVILAFFPKAFTGGUTRELSAYRDRYSDIEKLHGQVLAVSMDDAETLARFKAELKAPFPFIPDPKGEVVSAYDVKMPLLSVPKRYTFVIGEGRKILKVEIGSDAIDPNGAIVSCPLRKPGSAAPDAGTPDAGAK, via the coding sequence ATGCTCATTCCCGTACTCGTCGCGGGCCTCTTCAGTGGGGCCATTCCGCAGGCGGGTGACACGGCGCCGGACTTCACGGTGAAGGACACGGCCGGCAACGTGTACACCCTGTCGGAGATGGTGAAGCAGGGGCCCGTCATCCTGGCCTTCTTCCCCAAGGCCTTCACAGGTGGTTGAACCCGCGAGCTCTCGGCGTACCGGGACAGGTACTCGGACATCGAGAAGCTCCACGGCCAGGTCCTGGCCGTCAGCATGGATGACGCAGAGACGCTCGCGCGCTTCAAGGCCGAGCTGAAAGCACCGTTCCCCTTCATTCCGGACCCGAAGGGAGAAGTGGTCTCCGCGTATGACGTGAAGATGCCGCTGCTCTCCGTTCCCAAGCGCTACACCTTCGTCATTGGCGAGGGACGGAAGATATTGAAGGTGGAGATAGGCAGCGACGCCATCGACCCGAATGGGGCGATTGTGTCGTGTCCCCTGCGCAAGCCCGGCTCGGCGGCGCCGGACGCGGGGACGCCGGACGCGGGCGCGAAGTAG
- a CDS encoding sigma 54-interacting transcriptional regulator, which translates to MHETLDESDESFQREHTVCRLVVVHGRRRGAVISLGGTRYELGREEPDAYSIDLQDDHASRRHAQLLCEQGDGRWCLVDLGSRNGTFVNGARIDRVPLHDGDVLRVGSSLLLFEQLQLPPCTTLLAECAGVRGPSLQMQRIRGDISLVAPRPLPVLVLGETGTGKERVAEELHRQSGRTGRFIPVNCSAISAELAESELFGHVAGSFTGAVRSSEGVFRAAHRGTLFLDEVGDMPLALQPKLLRALSKGEVRAVGCAEATTVDVRIIAATHHSLSRAVEQGLFRADLLARLAGWTMELPPLRRRKEDILPFARLALERAGSPPMMSASAAEALLLHDWPLNVREVEQCMGAAAVRANGGMLQRHHLPASIAGLLRDRELPASNDNTPPSVPLLETSIGRDRVPSREELWQVLLREQGNVARAALFFGKDRRQVYRWAERLGLDVEAARHGELAESAVMSLHASRS; encoded by the coding sequence ATGCATGAGACGCTCGACGAAAGCGACGAGTCCTTCCAGCGGGAGCACACCGTCTGCCGGCTCGTGGTCGTCCACGGACGCAGGCGCGGGGCCGTCATCTCCCTGGGCGGCACGCGGTACGAGCTGGGCCGGGAGGAGCCCGACGCGTACTCCATCGACCTCCAGGATGACCACGCGTCCCGGCGCCATGCGCAGCTCCTGTGCGAGCAGGGCGACGGGCGCTGGTGCCTCGTGGACCTGGGCAGCCGGAACGGGACGTTCGTCAACGGCGCGCGCATCGACCGGGTGCCGCTGCATGACGGAGACGTGCTCCGCGTGGGCAGCTCGCTCCTGCTCTTCGAGCAGTTGCAGCTTCCGCCCTGCACGACGCTGCTCGCGGAGTGCGCCGGAGTGCGCGGCCCGAGCCTCCAGATGCAGCGCATCCGGGGCGACATCTCGCTCGTGGCGCCACGGCCGCTCCCGGTGCTGGTGCTCGGGGAGACGGGCACGGGCAAGGAGCGCGTGGCGGAGGAGCTTCATCGGCAGAGCGGACGCACGGGCCGCTTCATCCCCGTGAATTGCAGCGCCATCTCCGCCGAGCTCGCGGAGAGCGAGCTGTTCGGCCACGTCGCCGGCTCCTTCACCGGCGCGGTGCGCTCCTCCGAGGGCGTCTTCCGCGCGGCCCACCGGGGGACGCTCTTCCTGGACGAGGTGGGCGACATGCCCCTCGCGCTCCAGCCCAAGCTGCTGCGCGCGCTCAGCAAGGGCGAAGTGCGCGCGGTGGGCTGCGCGGAGGCCACCACCGTCGACGTCCGCATCATCGCGGCCACGCACCACTCGCTCTCCCGCGCTGTCGAGCAGGGACTCTTCCGGGCGGACCTCCTGGCCCGGCTCGCTGGCTGGACCATGGAGCTCCCCCCGCTGCGGCGGCGCAAGGAGGACATCCTCCCCTTCGCGCGCCTCGCCCTGGAGCGCGCGGGCTCTCCGCCCATGATGAGCGCGAGCGCGGCGGAGGCCTTGCTGCTGCATGACTGGCCGCTCAACGTCCGCGAGGTGGAGCAGTGCATGGGCGCGGCCGCGGTCCGTGCCAACGGCGGCATGCTGCAGCGCCACCACCTCCCCGCCTCCATCGCGGGGCTGCTCCGCGACCGCGAGCTCCCCGCCTCGAACGACAACACGCCACCGTCCGTGCCGCTGCTGGAGACCTCCATCGGGAGGGACCGGGTGCCCTCCCGCGAGGAATTGTGGCAGGTGCTCCTCCGCGAGCAGGGCAACGTCGCCCGCGCCGCGCTCTTCTTCGGGAAAGACCGGCGCCAGGTCTACCGCTGGGCGGAGCGGCTGGGCCTCGACGTCGAGGCGGCGCGCCATGGCGAGCTCGCGGAGTCCGCCGTGATGTCCCTGCACGCGTCGCGCTCCTGA
- a CDS encoding CgeB family protein, translated as MRIVILGLSMTSSWGNGHATIFRELVREMVRRGHDVLFLERDMPWFAAHRDLPLPPWGRTELYQDLADLSDRFTQDVRDADLVVVGSYVPQGVEVGRWVQATTRGIPAFYDLDTAVTLAKLARSDFEYLSPDLIPGYRLYLSVIGGPMLRRIERELGSPAARALYRGVDPELYLPRPSADSWDLGYLGTYGADRQPTLERLMLEAARVWRTGRFVVAGPQYPAVVRWTSNVERVQHLSPSQHPEFYGAQRFTLSITRADRVLAGYSPGARLFEAAACGVPIISDVWNGVESVFVPGEEILLARTAKDTLGYLRDLSEEDRRTLGAKARARVLAEHTSAHRALAVEQYAREASSGAAAAGTPVERLIV; from the coding sequence ATGCGCATCGTCATCCTCGGCCTGTCGATGACGTCGTCCTGGGGCAACGGGCACGCCACCATCTTCCGGGAGCTCGTGCGCGAAATGGTGCGCCGAGGGCACGACGTGCTCTTCCTGGAGCGGGACATGCCCTGGTTCGCGGCCCACCGCGACCTGCCGCTTCCTCCCTGGGGCCGCACGGAGCTGTACCAGGACCTGGCGGACCTGAGTGACCGCTTCACGCAGGACGTGCGTGACGCGGACCTCGTGGTGGTGGGCTCGTACGTGCCACAGGGCGTGGAGGTGGGCCGCTGGGTGCAGGCCACCACGCGCGGCATCCCGGCCTTCTATGACCTCGACACGGCGGTGACGCTGGCGAAGCTGGCGCGCAGCGACTTCGAGTACCTCTCTCCGGACCTCATCCCCGGCTACCGCCTCTACCTGTCTGTCATCGGCGGCCCCATGCTGAGGCGCATCGAGCGCGAGCTGGGCTCGCCGGCCGCCCGCGCGCTCTACCGCGGCGTGGACCCGGAGCTGTACCTGCCCCGGCCGAGCGCCGACAGCTGGGACCTGGGCTACCTGGGCACGTACGGCGCGGACCGGCAGCCCACGCTGGAGCGGCTGATGCTGGAGGCCGCGCGCGTCTGGAGGACCGGACGCTTCGTCGTCGCGGGCCCCCAATATCCAGCGGTGGTGCGGTGGACCTCCAACGTGGAGCGCGTGCAGCACCTGTCACCGTCACAGCACCCGGAGTTCTACGGCGCGCAGCGCTTCACGCTGAGCATCACGCGCGCGGACCGGGTGCTGGCGGGGTACTCACCCGGCGCGCGCCTCTTCGAGGCCGCCGCGTGCGGCGTACCCATCATCAGCGACGTGTGGAACGGAGTGGAGAGCGTCTTCGTGCCCGGAGAGGAAATCCTCCTCGCGCGCACGGCGAAGGACACGCTCGGCTACCTGCGGGACTTGTCGGAGGAGGACCGCCGCACGCTGGGCGCGAAGGCCCGGGCGCGGGTGCTGGCCGAGCACACGTCGGCCCACCGGGCCCTGGCCGTGGAGCAGTACGCACGCGAGGCCAGCAGTGGCGCCGCGGCAGCGGGGACACCGGTGGAGAGGCTCATCGTGTAG
- a CDS encoding GNAT family N-acetyltransferase, producing the protein MDILRVGPAEHPLLRNLYPLYLHDLSEFGVEYRLDEQGLWQPDFLPTWLSRSPEVHPLLLRDDGRTVGFAFVGEAPFPFMTAGRDFRMSEFFILRGERRRGLGRLAARAIFDRFRGLWEVTQLPANRSAIAFWRNVISEYTRGAFEDTEVDGSPAQVFDSRLPATRARGR; encoded by the coding sequence TTGGACATTCTCCGCGTAGGGCCGGCCGAGCACCCGTTGCTGCGCAACCTCTACCCGCTCTACCTGCATGACCTGAGCGAGTTCGGCGTGGAGTACCGGCTGGACGAGCAGGGCCTCTGGCAACCCGACTTCCTGCCCACGTGGCTGAGCCGCTCCCCCGAGGTGCACCCCCTGCTGCTGCGTGACGACGGCCGCACGGTGGGCTTCGCCTTCGTGGGCGAGGCGCCCTTCCCATTCATGACAGCGGGGCGCGACTTCCGGATGAGCGAGTTCTTCATCCTCCGGGGAGAGCGGCGGCGGGGGCTCGGCAGGCTCGCGGCCCGCGCCATCTTCGACCGCTTCCGCGGCCTGTGGGAGGTCACCCAGCTCCCGGCGAATCGCTCCGCCATCGCCTTCTGGCGGAACGTCATCTCCGAGTACACCCGCGGCGCCTTCGAGGACACGGAGGTGGACGGCTCGCCGGCCCAGGTCTTCGACAGCCGGCTCCCCGCTACGCGCGCTCGAGGCAGATAG
- a CDS encoding ABC transporter substrate-binding protein, with product MRWTAALALAGLTWLGGCKREEPAKPQEASGSGAPSPAAQPTEVTLQLFGDPAEVAGYRELITAFEAKNSDVKVRLVPIGKQKDHMAKLTTAFSGGTPPDLFLLNYRRFGQFAAKDVLEPLGPRLAKSADLKEQDFYPQPLEAFRYQGTLECIPQNVSSLVVYWNRGLFKKLGVPEPTPDWTWDDFRKAAQALTRDEDKDGRADIHGLTFEPNLSRLAPFIWQAGGDVVDDVNDPRHLELLSAPAQEALRYVLRLQRVFKVMPTLEESKSENAEARFAAGRAGMHLNSRRLVPTLREVKDLDWDVAPLPRHKQKATVLHSDGYCMSRASTVKDAAFRFVEFALGPTGAGLLARSGRTVPSLKSVAEGPAFLDPNQRPASARVFLDSIPTIRRLPNSAVWNEVEARADPIVEEWFYTVPPGGTKLTQADTTEVRPGQEAGGSMKRLLRQRDEVNTLGAELNEAVQGVLDSAPRRDAGVP from the coding sequence ATGAGATGGACCGCGGCGCTCGCGCTGGCGGGCCTGACGTGGCTGGGCGGCTGCAAGCGCGAGGAGCCGGCGAAGCCCCAGGAGGCCTCTGGCTCGGGCGCCCCCTCTCCCGCCGCACAGCCCACCGAGGTGACACTCCAGCTCTTCGGAGACCCGGCGGAAGTCGCCGGCTACCGCGAGCTCATCACCGCCTTCGAGGCGAAGAACTCCGACGTGAAGGTCCGCCTGGTCCCGATTGGCAAGCAGAAGGACCACATGGCCAAGCTCACCACCGCCTTCTCCGGTGGCACCCCGCCCGACCTCTTCCTGCTCAACTACCGGCGCTTCGGCCAGTTCGCCGCCAAGGACGTGCTGGAGCCGCTGGGGCCCCGCCTGGCGAAGAGCGCCGACCTCAAGGAGCAGGACTTCTACCCGCAGCCCCTGGAGGCCTTCCGCTACCAGGGCACGCTGGAGTGCATTCCGCAGAACGTCTCCAGCCTCGTCGTCTACTGGAACCGCGGCCTCTTCAAGAAGCTGGGCGTGCCCGAGCCGACGCCGGACTGGACGTGGGACGACTTCCGCAAGGCGGCGCAGGCCCTCACCCGCGACGAGGACAAGGACGGGCGCGCGGACATCCACGGGCTCACCTTCGAGCCGAACCTGTCCCGGCTCGCGCCGTTCATCTGGCAGGCCGGCGGCGACGTGGTGGACGACGTGAATGACCCGCGTCACCTCGAGCTGCTCAGCGCTCCCGCGCAGGAGGCGCTGCGCTATGTCCTGCGCCTGCAGCGCGTCTTCAAGGTGATGCCCACGCTGGAGGAGTCGAAGTCGGAGAACGCCGAGGCGCGCTTCGCGGCCGGACGCGCGGGCATGCACCTCAACAGCCGGCGGCTGGTGCCCACGCTGCGCGAGGTGAAGGATTTGGACTGGGACGTGGCGCCGCTGCCCCGGCACAAGCAGAAGGCCACGGTGCTGCACTCGGACGGCTACTGCATGTCGCGCGCGTCGACGGTGAAGGACGCGGCCTTCCGCTTCGTGGAGTTCGCCCTGGGCCCGACGGGCGCGGGGCTGCTGGCTCGCAGCGGGCGCACCGTGCCGTCGCTGAAGAGCGTGGCGGAAGGGCCCGCGTTCCTGGACCCGAACCAGCGGCCCGCCTCGGCCCGCGTCTTCCTGGACTCCATCCCCACGATTCGGCGGCTGCCCAACTCTGCGGTGTGGAACGAAGTGGAGGCGCGCGCGGACCCCATCGTCGAGGAGTGGTTCTACACGGTGCCGCCCGGCGGCACGAAGCTGACCCAGGCGGACACCACCGAGGTGCGGCCCGGGCAGGAGGCTGGCGGCTCCATGAAGCGCCTGTTGCGCCAGCGCGACGAGGTGAACACGCTCGGCGCGGAGTTGAATGAGGCCGTGCAGGGCGTGCTCGACTCGGCGCCGCGGCGGGACGCTGGAGTGCCATGA